From the Planctomycetota bacterium genome, the window GGTTCATACGACTTCAAGCCCTTGGCGGCCATTTCGTTCCGGTAATTAAGCGCGGTCTCGTAACGGTGATGCCCGTCCGCGATAAAGACATCCTTGTTAGCCAGGACCTTGGCGATTTTCTTTATTGCAGACGGATTCTGTATCTTCCAGACTTTATGGACAACATTATATTCATCGCGTGAAACGATATCCGGTTTCCGCTTGGCGAAGCTATCGGTAATCTTATTGACAATCAGTTTCGGGTCAGAATAAAGCATGAAGACCTGCCCGGTCGAGCCGCCCACCTGCCGCATCATGTTCAGGCGGTCTACCTTGGGTCCGAGCAATGTCCTCTCGTGCGGATGCACCCCGCCTTTGCCTAATTCCACGAGCTTGCCCAGAGCGATAAAACCCTTGCGGACCTTTTTCTCGCCTTCCGCAACATACTCTTGATAGTAAGCATAAATCGTGGGCTTGGTATCCTGTTTTAGAATACCCTTCTTAAGCCATTCATTGAGGTAACCTGCGGAGCGGGTATATTTGTTGTTTGTCTCTGAATCGCCCTTAAATGACTTCCCCTTGGTAATCCTGACGTGGTTGTATTTATGCTTCTTGTAATAAATATCCTGCATCTTGTCATCGATTTTGTCGTAGGGCTGGGTGAGTATCTTGCTGTAATCCCCGACAATGCTCTTATTGTAGGTAATCCCCTTGAAGGCAAACACTTTTGTCATATCATGCTCCTTTTCAATCTAAACAAAGATAAAACAGAGCGGATTATAAACCGATTTCCCGTTTAGGGCAAA encodes:
- a CDS encoding DUF1015 domain-containing protein, with the protein product MTKVFAFKGITYNKSIVGDYSKILTQPYDKIDDKMQDIYYKKHKYNHVRITKGKSFKGDSETNNKYTRSAGYLNEWLKKGILKQDTKPTIYAYYQEYVAEGEKKVRKGFIALGKLVELGKGGVHPHERTLLGPKVDRLNMMRQVGGSTGQVFMLYSDPKLIVNKITDSFAKRKPDIVSRDEYNVVHKVWKIQNPSAIKKIAKVLANKDVFIADGHHRYETALNYRNEMAAKGLKSYEPESYNNRMMTFVNMDDVKGLTVLPTHRLIFGLKNFSFVNFQKKLIKYFKIKEYPYFTPVDEKIVRADFIHSLKHMGMRKHCIGLVAKGLNKYTLLVLRDEKIMQKIVKEKHSDDWKKLDVTVLHSLILETILGISRESVAKEENVHYIRGEDAAIDELKKGPYQMVFLLNPTKVDEVRKIAGRSERMPQKSTDFFPKLLSGVVISKINYGK